A region from the Bacillus sp. Marseille-P3661 genome encodes:
- a CDS encoding glycogen/starch/alpha-glucan phosphorylase, producing the protein MFSSKEAFKKRFLDKFERMYGKSFDESTLQEQYNTLGQMIREYVSKDWIETNERYRSNKQKQVYYFSIEFLLGRLLGSNLLNLGIRDCIDQGLKELGVSLNELEEQEVDAGLGNGGLGRLAACFLDSLASLNLPGHGVGIRYKHGLFDQKIVDGYQVELPEQWLRNGNVWEIRKAGQAIEVKFGGEVKVSYANGELMFHHVNAETVTAVPYDMPIIGYENKVVNTLRLWSAEPSQFRPDKGDVMKYKRETEAISEFLYPDDTHIEGKILRLKQQYFLVSAGLNSIIRSYLKNNNDLCKIHEKIAIHVNDTHPVLAIPEMMRILLDEQGLGWDEAWDITTNTISYTNHTTLSEALETWPISIFKPLLPRIYMIVEEINERFCADLWKKYPGDWQRIESMAIIAHDMVKMAHLAIAGSHSVNGVAQIHTNILKTREMKLFYEFYPHKFNNKTNGITHRRWLLKANPELTNVITEAIGGAWAAEPVKLTELNSFVHDTGFQDEIYNVKQFNKQKLAKRIQNLTGIVVDEESIFDVQVKRLHAYKRQLLNILHIMYVYNRLKEESNYTITPRTFIFGAKASPGYYYAKKIIKLINTLADKVNSDPNTRDMLKVIFLENYRVSLAEEIIPAANISEQISTASKEASGTGNMKFMMNGALTLGTLDGANIEILEEVGQDNIYTFGLTADQVLFYQRNGGYRAFEYYHHDKRLHQVINQLVNGFFPVTGQEFETIYDSLLVQNDEYFVLKDFDSYVAAHEKVDLAYKDRQGWMEKSIINIAQSGRFSSDRTIQEYADDIWTIHS; encoded by the coding sequence ATGTTCTCTAGCAAAGAAGCCTTTAAAAAGCGATTCTTAGACAAATTCGAGAGAATGTATGGGAAAAGTTTCGACGAGTCAACCTTACAAGAGCAATACAATACATTAGGGCAAATGATTCGTGAATATGTTAGTAAAGATTGGATCGAAACAAATGAGCGATATCGATCTAATAAACAGAAACAAGTTTATTACTTTTCAATTGAATTTCTATTAGGGCGATTACTTGGCAGTAATTTATTAAATCTAGGAATTCGCGATTGTATTGATCAAGGCTTAAAAGAGCTTGGAGTTTCATTGAATGAATTGGAAGAGCAGGAAGTGGATGCAGGTTTAGGGAATGGTGGACTTGGTCGTTTAGCAGCGTGCTTTTTAGATTCACTAGCTTCTTTAAACCTACCTGGACACGGGGTAGGAATACGTTATAAACATGGACTATTTGACCAGAAAATCGTTGATGGGTATCAGGTTGAATTACCTGAACAGTGGCTGCGTAATGGGAACGTCTGGGAAATTCGTAAGGCCGGGCAGGCAATTGAAGTGAAGTTTGGTGGTGAGGTTAAGGTTTCATATGCAAATGGTGAATTAATGTTTCACCATGTAAACGCAGAAACCGTGACCGCAGTTCCCTATGATATGCCAATCATTGGATATGAGAATAAAGTGGTGAATACCTTACGGTTATGGAGCGCTGAGCCATCGCAATTCCGACCGGATAAAGGCGATGTGATGAAATACAAACGTGAAACCGAAGCAATTTCTGAATTCCTTTACCCAGATGACACACATATAGAAGGAAAAATACTACGATTAAAGCAACAGTACTTTCTCGTATCAGCTGGTTTAAATAGTATCATCAGAAGCTATTTAAAAAATAATAATGATCTATGTAAAATTCACGAAAAAATCGCAATTCATGTTAATGATACACACCCAGTTTTGGCAATTCCCGAAATGATGAGAATACTATTAGATGAGCAAGGCCTCGGTTGGGATGAGGCATGGGATATTACAACGAATACAATTTCGTATACTAATCATACAACCCTGTCTGAAGCATTAGAGACGTGGCCAATTTCAATCTTTAAGCCATTGCTTCCAAGAATTTATATGATCGTTGAGGAGATCAATGAAAGATTCTGCGCGGACTTATGGAAGAAATATCCCGGTGATTGGCAGCGGATAGAGAGTATGGCTATTATTGCCCATGATATGGTTAAGATGGCACACTTAGCAATTGCCGGTAGTCATAGCGTAAATGGAGTAGCCCAAATCCATACGAATATTTTAAAAACGCGGGAAATGAAATTATTCTATGAGTTCTATCCTCACAAGTTTAACAACAAAACTAATGGTATTACACACCGCCGTTGGTTACTAAAGGCTAATCCAGAATTAACAAATGTTATTACTGAAGCAATAGGCGGTGCATGGGCTGCAGAGCCAGTTAAATTAACTGAACTAAATTCATTTGTTCATGACACAGGTTTTCAAGATGAAATATATAATGTAAAACAATTTAATAAACAAAAGCTAGCGAAGCGAATTCAAAATTTAACAGGTATTGTTGTGGATGAAGAGTCGATATTTGATGTACAGGTAAAAAGACTTCATGCATATAAACGACAGCTCCTAAATATTTTACACATTATGTATGTATACAATCGTCTAAAAGAAGAGTCTAATTATACAATTACACCACGAACTTTTATATTCGGTGCTAAAGCTTCACCTGGATATTATTATGCAAAGAAAATTATAAAGCTTATTAATACATTAGCTGATAAGGTTAATAGCGATCCTAACACACGAGATATGTTAAAGGTTATATTCCTAGAGAATTACAGAGTGTCATTAGCTGAGGAGATCATCCCGGCTGCTAATATAAGTGAACAAATTTCAACTGCTAGTAAAGAAGCGTCGGGAACGGGTAATATGAAATTTATGATGAATGGTGCTTTAACTCTTGGTACTCTTGATGGGGCTAATATTGAAATCTTAGAAGAGGTAGGACAGGACAATATCTATACTTTTGGTCTAACGGCTGACCAAGTTTTGTTCTACCAAAGAAATGGTGGTTACCGAGCGTTCGAATACTATCACCATGATAAACGCCTACACCAGGTTATCAATCAACTAGTAAATGGCTTTTTCCCGGTCACAGGTCAAGAATTTGAAACAATCTACGACTCTTTATTAGTACAAAATGATGAGTATTTTGTGTTAAAAGATTTTGATTCCTATGTTGCGGCTCATGAAAAGGTTGACTTGGCTTACAAAGATCGTCAAGGTTGGATGGAAAAAAGCATTATCAATATTGCTCAATCAGGTCGTTTTTCTAGTGATCGCACGATTCAAGAATACGCTGATGATATTTGGACCATTCATTCTTAA
- a CDS encoding S-layer homology domain-containing protein: MKKVTISIALIIAMIAITPFASVSASTDTINRGEFFKLVVDHLEYDGSNVNVELPSDVAANSPFANTVKVLKQKKIVVGFPDGSFKLDQKITPVEASAVISRILALKGEDVSSKLAANYGVRFGDEKYLTSATAKAVVTKALTSDKSARELMDKMAVAQNEQISFKATSDMSMIMDMNLPDSESDGVPNPITLDGSITMIFNKEKGMYQQMKISMPLPEQQEVSVEQYFVPEGIFMKIKDPITGQDQWMNMSEAMPFDFIALMEMNEENLKMSQDLNNKYFIYKDLGLDEIAGKQLQKIIFSGKIDSIEEVLGMMGNMLGDQSVLSSLEGLPNMTMSMNGTVWIDKETSLPYRQLMDYEIVYGQSNDPAMASPIEKMNYELDMIYSDFGQVNEIVLPEEALSAEVLPGLNQLEELEDAEYLENVEEPQPQL; the protein is encoded by the coding sequence ATGAAGAAAGTAACAATCTCAATAGCGCTCATTATCGCAATGATCGCTATTACTCCATTCGCGTCTGTAAGTGCAAGTACAGACACGATTAACCGTGGGGAATTTTTCAAACTAGTTGTTGATCACTTAGAATATGATGGATCAAATGTAAATGTAGAATTACCTTCAGATGTTGCTGCAAATTCTCCATTTGCAAACACTGTAAAGGTTTTAAAGCAAAAGAAAATTGTCGTGGGATTCCCGGATGGATCATTTAAATTAGATCAAAAAATTACACCTGTGGAAGCAAGTGCAGTAATTAGTCGAATATTAGCATTAAAAGGTGAAGATGTTAGCTCGAAGTTAGCAGCGAATTATGGTGTTCGTTTTGGTGATGAAAAGTATTTAACATCAGCGACAGCAAAAGCTGTAGTTACTAAAGCTTTAACTAGTGACAAAAGCGCTCGTGAATTAATGGATAAAATGGCCGTTGCCCAAAATGAACAAATCTCATTTAAAGCTACATCGGATATGTCTATGATAATGGACATGAATCTACCAGATTCCGAATCTGACGGTGTTCCGAATCCGATCACATTGGATGGCAGTATTACAATGATATTCAATAAAGAAAAAGGCATGTATCAGCAGATGAAAATATCCATGCCACTTCCTGAACAACAGGAAGTATCAGTGGAACAATACTTTGTCCCAGAAGGCATATTTATGAAAATCAAAGACCCGATTACAGGTCAGGATCAATGGATGAATATGAGTGAAGCGATGCCATTTGATTTTATAGCTCTAATGGAAATGAATGAAGAAAACTTAAAGATGAGTCAGGACCTCAATAATAAGTATTTCATTTACAAAGATTTAGGTTTAGATGAAATTGCTGGAAAGCAGCTACAAAAAATAATTTTTAGTGGTAAGATCGATTCAATCGAAGAAGTACTTGGCATGATGGGAAATATGCTGGGTGATCAATCTGTTCTATCAAGTCTTGAAGGTCTTCCGAATATGACTATGTCCATGAATGGAACAGTATGGATTGATAAAGAAACCTCTTTACCATACCGACAATTAATGGATTATGAAATCGTTTATGGCCAAAGTAATGATCCAGCAATGGCATCACCGATTGAAAAGATGAACTATGAATTGGATATGATTTATTCAGACTTTGGTCAAGTTAACGAGATTGTTTTACCAGAAGAAGCGTTAAGTGCAGAAGTATTGCCAGGTCTAAACCAGCTTGAAGAATTGGAAGACGCTGAATATCTTGAAAACGTTGAAGAGCCGCAGCCGCAATTATAA
- a CDS encoding universal stress protein, with product MLTFYSRILVAYDGSDLSKKALEMAITLAKQDERIQVDVVGVSNPPTAASMGSYGIYSQELIEELKVSAAKSLDDVKVMLSELPNKAFAVVLEGNPGKVIVEFANKNSSDLIVMGSRGLNGLAELFLGSTSHYVVQRAHCPVFIVK from the coding sequence ATGCTAACCTTTTATTCTAGAATTTTAGTGGCTTACGACGGTTCAGATTTAAGCAAGAAGGCTTTAGAGATGGCAATTACCCTTGCAAAACAAGATGAGAGAATTCAAGTTGATGTTGTAGGTGTATCAAATCCACCAACAGCGGCATCAATGGGCAGCTATGGTATATATAGTCAGGAATTAATCGAGGAATTAAAAGTAAGTGCTGCTAAGAGCTTAGATGATGTAAAAGTAATGTTATCTGAATTACCTAACAAAGCTTTTGCTGTTGTACTTGAGGGGAATCCTGGCAAAGTGATCGTTGAATTTGCTAATAAAAACAGTAGTGATCTAATCGTTATGGGAAGTCGAGGATTAAATGGTTTAGCGGAATTATTCTTAGGAAGCACAAGTCATTACGTTGTTCAACGTGCGCACTGTCCGGTGTTTATTGTAAAATAG
- a CDS encoding TIGR00266 family protein yields the protein MNSHEIEYKLHGDDMQFVEIELDPGESTIAEAGAMMMLEDGIEMETIFGDGASSQHGLFGKLLGAGKRVLTGESLFMTVFTNQSRSIKHVSFAAPYPGKIIPMDLSELGGKVICQKDAFLCAAKGVSVGVEFQRKLGAGFFGGEGFIMQKLDGDGLSFLHAGGTIYKKNLQPGERLKIDTGCLVAMTKEINYNIEFVGKIKTAFFGGEGLFLATVEGPGTVWVQSLPFSRLADRVFAAASRPGGESKGEGSILGGISNLFER from the coding sequence ATGAATTCGCATGAAATTGAGTATAAACTCCACGGGGATGATATGCAGTTCGTTGAAATCGAACTTGACCCAGGTGAAAGTACGATAGCAGAAGCTGGTGCAATGATGATGCTTGAAGATGGTATAGAAATGGAAACGATCTTTGGCGATGGAGCGTCCTCACAACATGGTTTATTTGGAAAGCTACTTGGAGCCGGAAAGCGAGTATTAACAGGCGAAAGTTTATTTATGACGGTCTTCACGAATCAAAGTCGATCTATCAAACATGTTTCATTTGCCGCACCATACCCAGGTAAAATAATACCTATGGACTTAAGTGAATTAGGTGGAAAAGTTATTTGTCAAAAAGATGCTTTCCTATGTGCAGCAAAAGGCGTATCTGTTGGCGTTGAATTTCAGCGGAAACTGGGAGCAGGATTCTTTGGTGGTGAAGGCTTTATCATGCAAAAGCTTGATGGCGATGGATTATCATTTCTTCATGCAGGTGGAACGATTTATAAAAAAAATCTACAACCAGGCGAGCGATTAAAAATAGATACTGGCTGTCTTGTAGCTATGACTAAAGAGATAAATTATAATATTGAATTTGTTGGTAAAATAAAAACAGCTTTTTTTGGTGGCGAAGGATTATTTCTAGCTACTGTTGAAGGACCTGGAACAGTTTGGGTACAATCACTTCCATTTAGTCGCTTAGCCGATAGGGTCTTTGCAGCAGCATCACGCCCTGGAGGAGAGTCTAAAGGCGAAGGAAGTATATTGGGGGGGATTTCCAACTTGTTTGAACGGTAG
- a CDS encoding TraR/DksA C4-type zinc finger protein, whose amino-acid sequence MLTSEKLSTLRKALLDRQQEIDNDLHATDYFDTKRSFANDSTGELSHYDNHPADTATDLFEREKDIALVEHFEKELKDINHALARIEDGSYGKCETCQADIPVERLEALPTATHCLKHSPDQVVSHRRPVEEDVLGPPFGDLEYDEKDSTFYDSEDSWQDVEQYGTSETPSDFNDRSMLDYNGMYVEEDEPTSYVQEIDSFIATDIDGNNVRVYPNAVHEQYEERLDEEEVMSVVGNLGQAELEFDEDK is encoded by the coding sequence ATGCTTACCTCAGAGAAACTTTCAACACTTCGAAAAGCTTTACTAGATCGACAGCAAGAAATTGATAATGACCTTCATGCAACCGATTACTTTGATACCAAAAGATCATTTGCAAACGATTCAACCGGTGAGCTCTCACATTATGATAACCATCCTGCAGATACGGCAACAGACTTATTTGAGCGAGAGAAGGATATCGCCCTTGTTGAGCATTTTGAAAAAGAACTAAAGGATATTAACCATGCTTTAGCCCGAATCGAAGACGGTTCATATGGGAAATGTGAAACATGCCAAGCAGATATTCCGGTTGAACGGTTAGAAGCACTGCCTACAGCAACACACTGTTTAAAACATAGTCCTGATCAGGTTGTATCCCATCGGCGACCTGTCGAGGAAGATGTACTAGGACCTCCTTTTGGTGACTTAGAATATGACGAAAAAGATTCAACCTTCTATGACTCAGAAGATTCGTGGCAAGACGTTGAACAATATGGGACCTCTGAAACACCATCCGATTTTAATGATCGTAGCATGCTAGACTATAATGGTATGTATGTGGAAGAAGATGAACCAACTAGTTATGTACAGGAAATCGACAGCTTTATAGCAACAGACATAGATGGAAATAACGTTCGAGTATATCCTAACGCTGTTCATGAACAATATGAAGAACGCTTGGATGAAGAAGAAGTTATGTCTGTCGTTGGTAACTTAGGTCAAGCAGAGCTTGAGTTTGATGAAGACAAATAA
- a CDS encoding isochorismate synthase gives MITIQHRGLHNNVALGVEKARVYSRSILVSQSTKVSSNIDPISFYQSGKHYKGERVYWSAPNSGFLMVGIGNAYTFNADANDFEKLEQEWNELVEESLIDIPEKRTGIGPVVQGAFSFDPKKEKTNLWRNFPVAKLTIPTFLLTISNNEVWFTINTIVKDTTNIDSLVSSLVEEQNQLLNNSTSGYSGGLGQTFTKIKEVSKEQWIVSVDKVARQIRQHEIEKVVLAREIRIESDLSFLAEDILNRLRAEQPTSYIFALESGEDCFIGASPERLVKKEGTEVLSTCLAGSIARGKTTAEDDVLGNLLLNDEKNLHEHNVVVRAITTAFKQCCEQISIPEKPVLYKVRDIQHLYTPVVGKIKDNVSLLTLVQKLHPTPALGGYPQQEALQKIREVEALDRGLYAGPIGWLDTNGNGEFAVAIRSGLLQGKEASLFAGCGIVGDSDPSSEYRETQIKFRPMLSALGGSFNDIK, from the coding sequence GTGATAACTATTCAGCATAGAGGATTACATAATAATGTAGCTCTTGGGGTTGAAAAAGCAAGAGTTTATTCTCGCTCAATACTTGTCAGTCAAAGTACAAAAGTCTCTTCAAATATAGATCCAATAAGTTTTTATCAAAGTGGAAAACACTATAAAGGTGAACGCGTGTATTGGAGTGCGCCTAATAGTGGTTTTTTAATGGTGGGCATTGGTAATGCATATACATTTAATGCCGATGCTAATGACTTTGAAAAACTTGAGCAAGAATGGAACGAATTAGTCGAGGAAAGCTTAATTGATATTCCGGAGAAGAGAACAGGAATCGGTCCAGTTGTACAGGGTGCTTTTTCATTTGATCCTAAAAAGGAAAAAACAAATCTGTGGCGGAATTTCCCTGTTGCAAAGTTGACTATACCAACTTTTTTATTAACGATATCGAATAATGAAGTTTGGTTTACAATTAATACAATTGTTAAGGATACAACAAATATTGATTCACTTGTAAGCTCATTAGTTGAAGAACAAAATCAGCTATTGAATAATTCGACTAGTGGCTATTCAGGAGGTTTAGGTCAAACCTTTACAAAGATAAAGGAAGTATCTAAAGAACAGTGGATTGTTTCAGTTGACAAAGTAGCTCGCCAAATACGCCAACATGAAATAGAAAAAGTTGTATTAGCTAGAGAAATTCGTATTGAAAGTGATCTATCCTTTTTAGCAGAGGATATTTTAAATAGGTTAAGAGCTGAACAACCGACTAGCTATATTTTTGCTCTAGAAAGTGGTGAAGACTGCTTTATTGGTGCATCTCCAGAGCGCTTAGTTAAAAAGGAAGGAACTGAAGTTCTTTCAACATGTTTAGCTGGATCAATAGCTAGAGGGAAAACGACTGCTGAGGACGATGTGCTCGGTAATCTACTTCTAAATGATGAAAAAAACTTACATGAGCATAATGTAGTTGTTCGTGCTATTACGACTGCATTTAAACAATGCTGTGAACAAATTAGCATTCCAGAAAAGCCTGTTTTGTATAAAGTCAGAGATATTCAGCATTTATATACTCCTGTAGTAGGGAAAATCAAAGATAATGTTTCTTTATTAACGTTAGTACAAAAGCTCCATCCAACACCAGCATTAGGTGGTTATCCACAACAAGAAGCTCTACAAAAAATTCGCGAGGTTGAAGCGCTAGATCGCGGTTTATACGCAGGGCCAATTGGTTGGCTTGATACGAATGGAAATGGAGAGTTTGCAGTTGCTATCCGATCTGGCTTATTACAAGGAAAAGAGGCATCACTTTTTGCTGGATGTGGTATTGTCGGTGATTCTGATCCTTCAAGTGAGTATCGAGAAACACAAATAAAATTCAGACCAATGCTTTCGGCATTAGGAGGATCATTTAATGATATCAAGTAA
- the menD gene encoding 2-succinyl-5-enolpyruvyl-6-hydroxy-3-cyclohexene-1-carboxylic-acid synthase: MISSNALTAYVAAFIDELVRSNVKQIVVSPGSRSTPIAMVAADHPDMKVWLNVDERSAAFFALGIAKASRQPVAIVCTSGTAVANYMPAIVEAKESQIPLIVLTADRPHELRDIGAPQAIDQIHIFGKQVKWFVEMAIPEDTPEMLRYVRTVAARAVSTAILGPSGPIHLNFPFREPLTAVIEDDEIWRAGLENRKQFVKVDHSHKIPEALQIDTLVKTLQNSKKGIIICGPYDRPEFAPAVVALAEKIGFPILADPLSQLRSGLHSKDLIIDSYDAFLRDEQIATNLIPETVIRFGAMPVSKALTLFLKRNPQIHQFMIDGDGLWRDPTLLTSSVMHADPTLFCEKLVDSFSKNDISSDSQWLNTWTAVDQIAGESLQQLGNASEQFEGNVILQLADCLPSDSTLFVGNSMPIRDVDSFFLANEQSIRVLANRGANGIDGTISSALGASTVSEPLVLVLGDLTFYHDLNGLLAAKLHHLNATIIIINNDGGGIFSFLPQANHPKNFELLFGTPLGLDYRYVVEMYGGQFTRIGDWNDFKDVVQKCIQSKGLQVIEIHTNRDTNVQKHREIWQKTNESIKASWNHIE, encoded by the coding sequence ATGATATCAAGTAATGCATTAACAGCCTATGTGGCTGCTTTTATTGATGAATTAGTTCGATCAAATGTAAAACAAATAGTTGTAAGTCCAGGCTCTAGATCAACTCCAATTGCAATGGTAGCAGCTGACCATCCAGATATGAAGGTATGGCTTAATGTAGATGAACGTTCAGCTGCTTTTTTTGCTTTAGGAATTGCGAAGGCCAGTAGACAGCCTGTTGCGATTGTTTGTACGTCAGGTACAGCTGTTGCGAATTATATGCCTGCTATTGTCGAAGCAAAAGAATCGCAAATTCCACTTATTGTCTTAACAGCGGATCGTCCGCATGAACTAAGGGATATTGGAGCTCCGCAGGCTATTGATCAAATACATATTTTTGGAAAACAAGTCAAATGGTTTGTGGAGATGGCAATACCTGAAGATACACCAGAAATGTTACGGTATGTACGAACTGTAGCCGCACGAGCAGTTTCGACCGCGATTCTTGGGCCAAGTGGTCCAATCCACTTGAATTTTCCTTTTAGGGAGCCGCTAACTGCCGTTATTGAGGACGACGAGATATGGCGGGCGGGGTTAGAAAATAGAAAACAGTTCGTGAAAGTAGACCATTCACATAAGATCCCCGAAGCTCTTCAAATTGACACCTTAGTGAAAACATTACAAAACAGTAAAAAAGGGATCATTATCTGTGGACCTTATGATAGGCCTGAATTTGCACCTGCTGTTGTAGCATTGGCAGAGAAAATTGGGTTTCCAATTTTGGCTGACCCTTTATCACAATTGCGGAGCGGTTTGCATTCAAAAGATTTAATTATTGATAGCTATGATGCTTTTTTAAGAGATGAACAAATTGCAACAAATCTTATACCAGAAACTGTAATTCGATTTGGAGCGATGCCAGTATCCAAAGCACTTACTTTATTTTTGAAAAGAAATCCGCAAATCCACCAATTTATGATTGATGGTGACGGTTTATGGCGAGATCCAACTTTACTAACATCTAGTGTCATGCATGCGGACCCAACTTTATTTTGTGAAAAATTAGTAGATAGTTTTTCAAAAAATGATATTAGTAGTGATTCCCAATGGTTGAATACTTGGACAGCTGTTGATCAAATAGCAGGAGAGTCTTTACAGCAACTAGGTAATGCCTCAGAACAGTTTGAGGGAAATGTCATTCTTCAATTAGCTGATTGCTTGCCATCAGATTCTACATTGTTTGTTGGGAATAGTATGCCAATTAGAGATGTCGATTCCTTTTTCTTAGCTAATGAGCAAAGCATCCGTGTCCTGGCTAATCGGGGTGCTAACGGGATCGATGGAACAATCTCTAGCGCACTAGGAGCAAGTACAGTATCCGAACCCCTTGTTCTTGTTTTAGGGGATTTAACATTTTATCATGATTTAAACGGATTGCTTGCTGCCAAGCTGCATCACTTAAATGCAACGATAATCATTATTAATAATGATGGTGGTGGAATATTTTCATTCTTACCACAAGCCAATCACCCTAAAAACTTTGAATTATTGTTTGGTACGCCGTTAGGTTTAGATTATCGTTATGTTGTTGAAATGTATGGAGGACAATTCACAAGAATTGGAGATTGGAATGATTTTAAAGACGTTGTCCAAAAATGCATACAATCTAAAGGCCTTCAGGTTATTGAGATTCATACAAACCGGGATACTAATGTTCAAAAACATCGAGAAATCTGGCAGAAAACGAATGAAAGTATAAAAGCTAGCTGGAATCATATTGAATAA
- the menH gene encoding 2-succinyl-6-hydroxy-2,4-cyclohexadiene-1-carboxylate synthase encodes MFLNLNGVEYYVEVHGKGEPLLLLHGFTGSGKDWHPFIEQWKTDFQLIVVDIIGHGKTEQPADHARYSIEAVANDLVEMLNLLNINHTSILGYSMGGRLALTFTVLFQERVRALILESSSPGLKTNEEQEDRKTKDHSLADKIEKGGIEAFVDFWERIPLFASQATTLPPDNRESLRKARLQNQPLGLANSLRGMGTGEQPSWWSRLKELTIPVLLLAGEWDEKFCNINKSMNVQLNNSKFVIVNDAGHAIHMEQPSIFGKIIIDYLKDNL; translated from the coding sequence ATGTTCCTAAATTTAAATGGTGTTGAGTATTATGTGGAAGTCCATGGAAAAGGTGAACCACTACTTCTACTCCACGGGTTTACCGGATCAGGAAAGGATTGGCACCCATTTATTGAACAGTGGAAAACTGATTTTCAACTCATTGTAGTTGATATTATTGGGCATGGTAAAACAGAACAACCTGCTGATCATGCTCGTTATTCGATCGAAGCTGTAGCCAACGACCTCGTGGAAATGTTAAATCTATTAAATATTAACCACACTTCAATTTTAGGCTATTCCATGGGTGGGCGACTTGCACTAACTTTTACTGTATTGTTCCAGGAAAGAGTGCGTGCATTAATATTAGAAAGTAGTTCACCAGGTTTAAAGACGAATGAAGAGCAAGAGGATAGAAAAACCAAGGATCATTCCCTAGCTGATAAAATTGAAAAGGGTGGAATTGAGGCGTTTGTTGATTTCTGGGAAAGGATCCCTTTGTTTGCATCCCAAGCAACTACATTACCTCCTGATAACAGAGAATCACTTCGAAAGGCTCGTTTGCAGAATCAGCCGTTAGGACTAGCGAATAGTTTGCGCGGCATGGGTACTGGGGAACAGCCATCTTGGTGGTCTCGATTAAAAGAGCTTACCATTCCCGTACTACTATTAGCGGGAGAATGGGATGAAAAATTTTGCAATATCAACAAATCTATGAATGTGCAGCTAAACAATTCCAAATTTGTAATTGTAAATGATGCCGGGCATGCAATTCATATGGAACAACCTAGCATTTTTGGTAAAATAATAATAGACTATTTAAAGGACAACCTATAA
- the menB gene encoding 1,4-dihydroxy-2-naphthoyl-CoA synthase → MATVEWVAKRTYSEVLYETYNGIAKITINRPEVHNAFTPRTVSELIDAFADARDDSEIGVIILTGAGEKAFCSGGDQKVRGHGGYVGDDQIPRLNVLDLQRLIRVIPKPVIAMVAGYAIGGGHVLHIVCDLTIAAENAVFGQTGPKVGSFDAGYGSGYLARIVGHKKAREIWYLCRQYNAQEALDMGLVNTVVPLEKLEEETIQWCNEILEKSPTAIRFLKAAFNADTDGLAGIQQFAGDATLLYYTTDEAKEGRDAFKEKRTPDFKQFPRFP, encoded by the coding sequence ATGGCAACAGTTGAGTGGGTAGCTAAACGTACATATAGTGAGGTTCTGTATGAAACTTATAATGGAATAGCAAAAATTACGATCAATCGACCTGAGGTTCACAATGCGTTCACACCGCGAACAGTAAGTGAGTTGATTGATGCATTTGCAGATGCTCGTGACGACTCTGAAATTGGAGTTATTATTTTAACAGGTGCAGGCGAAAAAGCATTTTGTTCAGGTGGAGACCAAAAGGTCCGCGGTCATGGCGGCTATGTAGGAGATGACCAAATACCTCGTTTAAACGTTCTAGATTTGCAGCGTTTAATCCGTGTAATTCCTAAGCCGGTTATTGCAATGGTAGCGGGATATGCTATTGGCGGAGGGCATGTTTTGCATATCGTATGTGATTTAACTATTGCTGCTGAAAATGCGGTATTTGGACAAACAGGTCCAAAAGTAGGTAGCTTTGATGCTGGATATGGCTCAGGCTATTTAGCTCGTATCGTAGGACATAAAAAAGCACGTGAAATTTGGTACCTATGCCGCCAATACAATGCCCAAGAAGCATTAGATATGGGCTTAGTGAACACAGTAGTACCACTTGAGAAGTTAGAAGAAGAAACAATTCAATGGTGTAATGAAATTCTTGAAAAATCACCAACCGCAATTCGTTTCTTAAAAGCAGCTTTCAACGCGGATACAGACGGTTTAGCGGGGATCCAACAATTCGCAGGAGATGCAACTTTACTTTACTATACAACAGATGAAGCGAAAGAAGGCCGCGACGCCTTTAAAGAAAAACGCACACCAGACTTTAAGCAATTCCCTCGTTTTCCATAG